GGCTTCCTTCAAGGAAAGAGTTTAATTCATACGTTCAAATGTGTCAAGCGTAAAAgatgttttctttcttcttttattcaaAGTTGCACGTCTATGACTATGAGTATGAATGCAACAATGGATATAATTAATCCGTgtgtatgataatttttaaaaaatattaggatATGGATGCCACAACACATATTAAGTAATGAGGAAAAAGTTTTATGCCAataatataagataattattatgtaaTGAGGAAAAAGTTTTATGCTaataatataagataaatattatgtatgataaatttattataataattattttaaaagtgatattgataatttttttattaattaataatataaaatcattttagattattttgttaatcagaaattaaaagaaaaatattttattaaaaattatatgagaGCTCATTTTAAAATCACTCATTTGGTAGTATATtgaatgatttataatttttaataaaatcctaaaaataacgaaatattttttaagaaaatctatGAAGTAAATAATGTATCGTGCTAATAATTGTATGATATGATTGTGCCTATAGTTATTCTTTTTCCCCTTTAAGTTCACAACGTCCGGATTCGAATTTGAAGTTCCAACTCGTATCCAAGTTACAGCTAGTACCAAGTTTTAAGCTTTGAAGTTACAGTTATTTCCAGCACAAGGGAAAGAGCCAAACTAATAGAAAACTGCCTAAGTCTAAGATTCATACCCGGATACCTGAAACTTATTAAAACTTAATTAGAATCCACTACAATTTAATTACAATGTTGttccttatttatatattttaatttgatttttttatttttaactgatATGAGACTTGGGTTTTTCCCAACACATCCGCTCATGAGTATAGATCTAACTCAATTCCAAAAGGTAGCTCAAAGAGTGAGGATTGTCCttcatttatatattctaatttgactttttatttttagccgatgtgggacttggatttttttcaacaatattATCAtccaatttatcatatatgataagttgatagtgtaaaaaatattatattactatatataataattaaacttgACATGTAAAAGATTAATTTTCTCTTCTTCAGTGTGGTGTCGCCTCCTCCTCTTACTCTGTAAACTCCCGACGGAAGATACTTGCAAAGAAACTCTTACATCCAAGTCAGCGATCTTCCCAAATATAGTAAATGAGAATAATAAATGAGAATCAACAGTATATTACCTCAAAAATTTTATCCTATCTTGGATCCATATGGGTCTTAACTTAAAGGTTAGTGAGGGTGCTAATCCGTGATTGCCTTCTAAAGAAGTTTTGATGGTGGTTATATTACCTTTAAGTAATCCTCTCCTCTCTCCTCTTAATTCTTAATGAGCTCTTTGTATTGCCATAATCGTTGGGGGTGTTCAGCCTTGTTAGAAGGGGTATTCGTCTAAGGCTGAGGAGGTGTTCAAACAAGGCTGCCGAGGTGTTCAAGCATGGCCGACGAGTATGTTGTAAACTAGGATGTTTGACTAGGCCTAAGAGGTGATTGGCTTTGGCTGAAGGGTATGTATTAAATGTGAAGGTATTTGTCTAAGGCTGAGGGAGTATCCATCCATGTCTAGAGGATAGTGTCTCCTTGATGTCCTTGATCCTGGCCTAGGGGGTTTTCCGCCATCCCTTGGTAGTCGATCAATTCCTATGACTACAATTTACCATATAGAAATGGGGTTGGAGGgctaattatgttattttacaaGTTCCAGTTTCTCAAATCCCAAAATCTCAAGACAAGATCTTGATGGCACTAGATATCACTATATTGATCTTATTCTTGTTTCATAATTGTTTATGGACCAACTGATTATGGATCGTTTGATCGACTATGTGTTTGTGTCTTTTAGACTTTGACACTTAGAGTTTGTTTGGATgaggaaatttaaaattcttagaaattttaaattctaagaatttcaaatactacaattgaaattcttttattttcaaaattttgtgtttggataaaaaaaattaaaattgtgagggtgaaaaaaactgaatgcaaagagaagaaaagatatggttggtgttcttccaaagagaagaatactGATGTGACATGGGAAGTTGCAGGGGAACCGAGACACGGCGGCTTACACCACTACACCCGAGCACAACATTCAGTCAATGACGCAAGGCATGGCTAAGGTCGTCTGCGCCGACTAGCACCTCCACCGCGTGATGGGTAGCGACGGCTGCTCTCCTGACTGGCGGGTGCAGTTCTACGTGTTCCCCTACGTCCACACCCAATTGATGCTCCACGAGCTGAGACGATGTTTTTGGAGAAGAAGATCATCGGCGTGAGGAAAGAGTCGCGAGTTCGAGAACAAGATTTCAGAAACTTTCATGTGGAAGAAACAGGATGAAGgttataaagaaaatacataaaCATTTTGAAAGATTCTTTCATCAAgaagacaattttaatttcccaCCTTGAAATTccatatttttagttgtttaaaattctgttttaaaattcaaaaaatttaaattcttcataaaataaCATCCcaacaatgaattttaaattacaaaaacttaaattctctgataaattacttttctcaattaaaattttatatccaaacgcactcttaaggaattgtggattgaTCACTCGTGAACAAGTGCACCTTTTAAGCTTAATGTTTGAAGTTGTGGACGGTTCGATTAAAGATGGGTGAGCCTTTGATTCTTAATCAGACCACTATAATAATTTCGAGAAACCACGACACACTCAATAAATAGGGCATAGCTTACTGCACAATAAATATGTGCTATGTCGACTGTCGTGAAcagcttcattttattttatcatcaaaaATGTACTTTGTATAGACAAAAGGAACCGATGGACCATGATACTTTTTGTATTTGGACAGTTTGGTACACCATTATGAAATTGCAACCTTTTATTAGCATCACGAATTGCAATATAAAACTGCAGGGCTACATATTTCTAATTGGTAGTTTGTGAATAAAATATCGGCTTAGTTGATGGCCACCCTGTGTACGTCGTGATTAATCATGCACGATAATTGATACATAATTGACCATTATGTCACATTCTCCTTTCTCATTGAAAGGAAGTTTTATTCACCAAaggaaataattatgtaaatatgGGAGAAGTAGCCAAGCATTGGAAAAAATGACTCCGAGTAACGACATCAAGCATTAATTTCTTGCTATCTCAGATAACAAGTGTGACATACACTTCAATGACTGAAATAGTAGTAGTATGAGTTTAAAACTCTCATCCCAAGCATGATTAAGGAAGTTAGAGAGTCCTAATCCAAACTTGACCATTCTGAATAATAATGTTTCATTTACTCTCCAACCCCACATATAGGATAAAGTTGTCCATACGAACAgtacttatattatttctttttatttttattatttgattttatcattatcatattATTAGTACTATGTATTAATTTCCTGACTTTGTcgattataaatttttgttggAAAACTTGAATTATTGGTGAAATCTTTTCGCCTaagtatgttttttatttataaaatttgaattgaagattttactaaaaaaaattgaaataatttggaCTAACGAATTGTTGATATACTTAGACATCATTTTCTTCTCATCACCGGAGAATTACGCGCGACATTGGTGTTAGTAATttggatcatatatatatatatataacacataattgaatgagttaaggttattatataattagtcagaatattaaagtggtctaatcaatataaaagtatGACTAAGGATATATATGTCATGAAAAGATAATTGTGTAGATACCAATgctattataatttaatgaggggtcaaattataattatcaaatttggggtaattaataatataacggGCTATGGTCCCCATTTGTATGGAGCAACGCAACGCTAGATCCTCTGTATCCTCGTTAGAAGAGAAAAttcagagaaaaagaaaagaagggctCTCTACAATTGGAAGGTcataaaaccaatttttttatcaacctttcatcatcatcatcattccattatgGCTAATACAGTTACGCTTCCACATCTagttttcatcatgattttgaaTATGGGAACACAAAGAGGTTTTATTCATCTGTGTACAGTCATTTCTCTCTATATGAATAGAAAACATGTGGTTAGGATTGATGATTGTCTATCAGAATCAAAATTAGGCTGATTGATTGAATCTCAATATTTGGAATTGAATCCcaacatttggtatcagagcatcccATACTTGATTCATGTACGATGTTTGACATGTTTTTTTCATCAATGTTTGAACATTACAACAAGGATATCATTAGCAATTAATACCATTGTCCAAAGACTTTACATGTGAgcgtatttttgttttgatatttaTCAGTTCCAGTTCTTAATGGTGCAAATTTTAAGGACTGGAAAGAGAATATGCAAATTGTTTTTTACTGCATGGATCTAGACCTTGCATTAAGGATTGAGAAACCCCCTTCTCCTACGGATTCCAGTACCTCTGAATAGAGGAGACTTCATCAGAAGTGGGATCACTCAAAGCGCATTATGATCATTAAGCGTGCCATTCCTGAGGTCTTTAGGGACACTGTTTCAGATGACATAACTAGTGCCAAAGATTTCCTTGCTGAAATTGAAAAGCGCTTTGCAAAAAGCGATAAGGCGGAAACAAGTACTCTCCTTCAGAACTTGATTTCCATGAAGTCTCAAGGCAAAGGAAATGTCAGGGGATTCATTATGGGAATGTCAAATATTGCTTCAAAATTAAGGGCACTAAAGCTTGAGCTATCAGAAGACTTGCTTATTCATTTAGTGGTGATTTCTCTACCTTCACAGTTTAGTCAGTTAAGATCAATTGTCAAGGAGAAATGGTCTCTTAATGAGCTTATGGAAAGGCTGAAACAAAAAGTGCTCATGTTGTGAGTACCTCTAGAGACAAGGGCAAAAGAAAAAGGACTAAGGAGCCCAAGAATGAAGCTGCTAAGGGTTCaggacaaaagaaacaaaatcaaggTGACAACTGTTTCTTTTGCAGTAAGCCTGGACATGTAAAGAAGAAATGTACCAAATATCATGCTTGGCGTGCAAAGAAGGGTATGTTTCTTACTTTGGTCTGTTCTGAGGTCAATTTACACTTGGTGGTTAGATTCTGGTGCCACAACTAACATCAATGTTTCAATGCAGAGTTGCCTAAGCTACCGGAAACCAATTGATTCTGAAAGATGGATCTATGTTGGAGATGGTAAATCGATGGAAATGGAAGCTATAGGAcactttagattattattatgtactggtttttatttggatttgaaaGATACTTTTGTTGTACCATCATTTAGACGGAATTtggtttcaatttcttatttggacaaattaggttatttgtgttcatttggaaacaatgtgttcAAGTTGCCTTTTAATTCAGATATTGTTGGAACTAGTTCACTCTTGGTTAATGATAATCTATATTTACTTGATACTGTAGCTTCCTATGGTGAATCCTTTAATGCAGAATTGCGTGGTACTAAGCGTAGAATTAATAATACAAACTCATGAGCATTATGGCATAAGcgcttaggtcacatttctaagaACAGAACTGAAAAACTTGTGTCAAGCGGAATCTTGGATTCCATTGATTTCACAAgctttgatgtttgtgttgaatGCATTAAAGGTAAACAAACCAAAAGCAAGAAATTAGGTGCATATAGAACTACAAACGTCTTGGAATTTATAGATACAGACATTTGTGGGTCATTTCATACACCTTCATGGAATggtcaacaatattttatatcattcatagACGATTACTCCAGATATGCATACTTGTTTCTTATACATGAAAAGTCACAATCTTTGGATGTGttcaaaacatttaaagttgaagttgaaaaaacaaaagaataaagtgTATCAGATCTGATCGGGGTGGTGAATACTATGGCAGATATGACGGTTCAGGTGAACAACGTCCGGGGCCTTTTGCCAAGTACCTAGAGAAATGTGGAATCATCCCACAGTACACCATGCCAGGGTTacctagcatgaatggtgtGGCTGAAAGATGAAACAtaactcttaaggatatggtaagaaGCATGATTTGTCATTCTAACTTACCAGAGCCACTCTGGGAAAAGACACTAAAGACTGCAGCTTACATTCTAAATAGAGTGCCAACCAAGGCAGCTGCCAAAACACCTTATGAGCTTTGGGTTGGGCGAAAGCCTAGTCAAAAACATTTTCATGTATGGGGATGTCCAACTGAGGCAAGGCCTTATAAGCcaaatgaaaggaaattggACTCTCGAACAGTGAGCAACTACTTTATTGGTTATTCTGAAAGATCCGAGggttataaattttatgatcccaaattaaagacaatttttgagACGGGAACTGCTACATTCTTTGAGGATATTCAGTTTGGGGAGAAGAATAAGGTTAGAGACTTTGTCTTAGAGGAAGAATCAGTAACAATTCCAGAACCGATTCATACAGTTGCTTTTGATAAAGCAAATTTGGAACCTCTACaagatattgttattgaatcCCCCACTCAAGATAATCTGGTCATTCATGAAGAACAAACTCAAGATCCTCAAGAACCTATGCTTCATGAGCCAGTACCTTTGCGGAGATCTACAAGAGAAAGGAGAAGTGCTATTCCAGATGATTATGTGGCATTTCTCCAGGAACATGATGAAAATAATGGTATGATGGAAGATGAACCAGTCAACTTCCATCAAGCCATGCAAGATTCCAACTTAGAAAAGTGGATTGAAGCAATGAATGAGGAGTATAAGTCCATGCAAGACAACAAAGTTTGAGAACTTGTCCCATTACCAGAAGGTGTGAAACCCAtttggttgcaaatggataTTTAAGACCAAGCGGGATTCCAATGGTAATGTGGAGAGGTATAAGGCTCGTCTTGTGGCGAAGGGCTATACCCAAAAGGAAGGGATTGACTTTAAAGAGACTTTCTCCCCAATTTCATCGAAAGACTCTTTTAGGACAATCATGGCTCTTGTTGCACATTATAATTTGGAgcttcatcaaatggatgttaagacgACGTTTCTCAATGGGAACATTGATGAGACAATTTATATGGTGCAATCAAAAAACTTTGTGTCAGGAGACCCAAAGAATATGGTTTGCAAACTGACAAAATCCATTTATGAGTTAAAATAGGCATCTCGTCAATGGTACCACAAATTTCATCAACTAATTCTCTCATTTGGTTTCAAGATGAATCCTGTTAATGATTGTGTGTATCACAAATTCAGTGCGAGCAATTTCCTGgtcttatatgttgatgacatactGTTTGCCACTAATGATATAGGCATGTTGCACGAAACCAAGAGATTTCTATCAAGAAACTTCAAAATGAAAGATCTTGATGACGCCTCCTTTGTATTAGGCAGATACACTGAGATCGATCTCGGGGCATGCAGGAATGTAAA
The Glycine max cultivar Williams 82 chromosome 16, Glycine_max_v4.0, whole genome shotgun sequence genome window above contains:
- the LOC102659663 gene encoding uncharacterized protein translates to MIIKRAIPEVFRDTVSDDITSAKDFLAEIEKRFAKSDKAETSTLLQNLISMKSQGKGNVRGFIMGMSNIASKLRALKLELSEDLLIHLVVISLPSQFSQLRSIVKEKWSLNELMERLKQKVLMLYDGSGEQRPGPFAKYLEKCGIIPQYTMPGLPSMNGVAER